In Heptranchias perlo isolate sHepPer1 unplaced genomic scaffold, sHepPer1.hap1 HAP1_SCAFFOLD_117, whole genome shotgun sequence, a single genomic region encodes these proteins:
- the LOC137307994 gene encoding mucin-2-like, producing MYSKESENESLIYCVNFFSKCINSEAHCIYDKSECTCVYDGKTFHEGDVIYHTMDGIGGCIKATCGVNGTISRKVYPCTPKTSTVPSTTLAFETTIATTTSSTSISTTTESTTKQSKITLTSSSPTTAVTVTTSSSTETVSLTATTTLETSKAATTPSITLSTTTATTTETTSEQSQTTSTTFSPTTVSSTTTIPTKTVSVTATTTAETTPLKTSTVTTTPSTILSTTTATTTEVQSERSQTTPAAPSPTSGTRETFTIHWFTNPSKPTSITDKTTAEAESVKTSKATTTPNTTLSTTTASTTETISEKSQTTSTTPSQPTVTPTTTIPTKTVSLTAPKMTSTTSIASAIETTSEQSQTTSTSPSPTRGTRVPFTINWFTNPSKPTSITDTTTTETTSVQTSTETTTPNTILSTTTAKITETSSEQNETTSTNSSPTTVTPTTIIPTKTVSLTAPTMTSTTSIAPVTETTSEQSQTSSTAPSPTKTLTATTSIPNETVSVTSATTAETTSLKTRKERTTPNTTLSTTTTTTTETTSEQSQTTSTTPSQPTVTPTTTIPTKTVSFTAPKMTSTTSNAAATKTASEQGQTSTTPSPTKSVTATTSIPTETVSVTSITTTETTSLKTSTENSTPTTLSTTTATTTETTSEQSQTTSTTSSPTRGTGVPFTMNWFTNPGKPTSITDTTTAETTSVKTSAITANPNTILSTTTTTNTETSSEQNETTSTTSSPTMVTSTTSIPTKTVSLTAPTTTSTTSNAAISTETTSEQSQTTLATSSPTKTLTGMTSIPTETVSVTSITTTETTSLKTSTENSTPTILSTTTATTTETTSEQSQTTSTTSSPTRGTGVTFSVNWFTNPGKPTSVTDITTTETESLKTSKATTTPKRILSTTTAATTETTSDRSQTTSTTPSPTKTLTATTSIPNETVSVTSATTAETTSLKTRKERTTPNKTLSTTTTTTTETPSEQSQTTSTTPSPTRGTGVTFTMNWFTHPSKPTSVTDTTITETESVKTSKTTTTTTTTLSTTATTIETISEQNETTSTTSSPTTRTSRTNIPTKTVSLTAPTTTSTTSNASATETTSEQSQTTLTTPSPTSGTRVTFTINWFTNPSKPTYVTDTITTETESLKTSTITATPNTILSTTTATTTETIPEQNGTTSTTSSPTTRTSRTVIPTKTVSFTAPTMISTTSNAAATETTSEQSQTSTIPSATKSVTARMSIPTERVSVTSITTTETTSLKTSTENSTPTTLSTTTATTTETTSEQTQTTSTTPSQPTVTPTTTIPTKTVSLTARTTTSTTSNAAATKTTPEQSQTTSTTPSPTSGTRVPFTINWFTNPSKPTSVTDTTTTETESLKTSKATTTPKRILSTTTAATTETTSDRSQTTSTTPSPTKTLTATTSIPNETVSVTSATTAETTSLKTRKERTTPNKTLSTTTTTTTETTSEQSQTTSTIPSPTRGTGVTFTMNWFTNPGKPTSITDTTTSETALLKTRKATTTPNTILSTTTATTTGTISEQNETTSTDSSPTTVNSTTSIPTKTVSLTAPTTTSTTSIAASTETTLEQSQTSTTPSPTSVTSVTFTINWFSNPSKPTSTGTASVKTSKATTTPNTTLSTTTATTTETASAQSEITSTTPSPTTVTPTTSIPTKTVSVTATTTAETTPLKTSTVTTTPSTTLSTTTTTTTETTSEQSEITAAPSSPTTTILCCTVNGQILSPGVCAGWGGSHYLTFDGTDYTFQGNCTYILVKQIKEVIKGFKIYIDNYFCDVQKDLSCPKAIIVFYKSSVITLIQMTVNSTVKTKILKAEQECTQAVRPIYCGLTSFGTSAKQKPRKTWSELS from the exons ATGTACTCCAAGGAAAGTGAAAATGAGTCACTGATATACTGTGTTAATTTTTTTAGCAAGTGTATAAACAGCGAAGCACATTGCATCTATGACAAATCAG AGTGCACCTGCGTTTATGATGGTAAAACCTTCCATGAAGGTGACGTTATCTACCACACGATGGATGGCATTGGAGGGTGCATCAAAGCAACATGCGGTGTGAATGGAACAATAAGCAGAAAAGTCTACCCATGCACTCCTAAGACGTCCACAGTCCCCAGTACAACACTAGCCTTCGAAACAACAATTGCAACCACGACATCTAGCACTTCAATTTCTACCACAACTGAAAGTACAACAAAACAAAGTAAAATAACACTGACTTCTTCCTCACCAACAACAGCAGTCACCGTCACAACTTCTAGTTCAACtgaaacagtctctctcactgctacAACTACTCTTGAGACTAGCAAGGCAGCAACAACTCCATCCATCACACTGAGCACAACAACTGCAACAACCACTGAAACTACATCAGAACAAAGCCAAACAACATCAACTACTTTCTCACCAACAACAGTCTCCTCCACAACTACTATTCCAACTAAAACAGTCTCTGTCACTGCTACAACTACTGCTGAGACAACACCATTGAAGACTAGCACAGTAACAACAACTCCAAGCACTATACTGAGCACAACAACTGCAACAACCACTGAAGTTCAGTCAGAACGAAGCCAAACAACACCAGCTGCTCCCTCACCAACAAGTGGCACCAGAGAAACGTTTACTATTCACTGGTTTACCAATCCCAGTAAACCAACCTCTATTACTGATAAAACTACTGCTGAGGCAGAATCAGTGAAGACCAGCAAGGCAACAACAACTCCAAACACGACACTGAGCACAACAACTGCAAGTACCACTGAAACTATCTCAGAAAAAAGCCAAACAACATCGACTACTCCCTCACAACCAACAGTCACCCCCACAACTACTATTCCAACtaaaacagtctctctcactgctccaaaaATGACCTCAACCACTTCAATTGCTTCTGCAATTGAAACTACATCAGAACAAAGTCAAACAACATCGACTTCTCCCTCACCAACAAGAGGCACCAGAGTACCGTTTACTATTAACTGGTTTACTAATCCCAGTAAACCAACCTCTATCACTGATACAACTACTACTGAGACAACATCAGTGCAAACAAGTACAGAAACAACAACTCCAAACACTATACTGAGCACAACAACTGCAAAAATTACTGAAACTAGCTCAGAACAAAATGAAACCACATCAACCAATTCCTCTCCCACAACAGTTACCCCAACAACTATTATTCCAACTAAAACAGTCTCTCTTACCGCTCCAACAATGACCTCAACCACTTCAATTGCTCCCGTGACTGAAACTACATCAGAACAAAGCCAAACATCATCGACTGCTCCCTCACCAACAAAAACACTCACCGCCACAACTTCTATTCCAAATGAAACAGTCTCTGTCACTTCTGCAACTACTGCTGAGACAACATCATTGAAGACTAGAAAGGAAAGAACAACTCCAAACACGACACTGAgcacaacaactacaacaaccaCTGAAACTACATCAGAACAAAGTCAAACAACATCGACTACTCCCTCACAACCAACAGTCACCCCCACAACTACTATTCCAACTAAAACAGTCTCTTTCACTGCTCCAAAAATGACCTCAACCACTTCAAATGCTGCCGCAACTAAAACTGCATCAGAACAAGGCCAAACATCAACTACTCCCTCACCAACGAAATCAGTCACCGCCACAACATCCATACCAACTGAAACAGTCTCTGTCACTTCTATAACTACAACTGAGACAACATCATTGAAGACTAGCACGGAAAATTCAACTCCAACTACACTGAGCACAACAACTGCAACAACAACTGAAACTACATCAGAACAAAGTCAAACAACATCGACTACTTCCTCACCAACAAGAGGCACTGGAGTACCGTTTACTATGAACTGGTTTACTAATCCCGGTAAACCAACCTCTATCACTGATACAACTACTGCTGAGACAACATCAGTGAAGACAAGCGCAATAACAGCAAATCCAAACACTATACTGAGCACAACAACTACAACAAACACTGAAACTAGCTCAGAACAAAATGAAACCACATCAACCACTTCCTCTCCCACAATGGTTACATCCACAACTTCTATTCCAACtaaaacagtctctctcactgctccaacAACGACCTCAACCACTTCAAATGCTGCCATTTCAACTGAAACTACTTCAGAACAAAGCCAAACAACATTGGCTACTTCCTCACCAACCAAAACACTCACCGGCATGACGTCCATACCAACTGAAACAGTCTCTGTCACTTCTATAACTACAACTGAGACAACATCATTGAAAACTAGCACGGAAAATTCAACTCCAACTATACTAAGCACAACAACTGCAACAACCACTGAAACTACATCAGAACAAAGTCAAACAACATCGACTACTTCCTCACCAACAAGAGGCACTGGAGTAACGTTTTCTGTTAACTGGTTTACTAATCCCGGTAAACCAACCTCTGTTACTGATATAACTACCACTGAGACAGAATCATTGAAGACCAGCAAGGCAACAACAACTCCAAAGAGAATACTGAGCACAACAACTGCtgccacaactgaaactacatcaGACCGAAGCCAAACAACATCGACTACTCCCTCACCAACAAAAACACTCACCGCAACAACTTCTATTCCAAATGAAACAGTCTCTGTCACTTCTGCAACTACTGCTGAGACAACATCATTGAAGACTAGAAAGGAAAGAACAACTCCAAACAAGACACTGAgcacaacaactacaacaaccaCTGAAACTCCATCAGAACAAAGCCAAACAACATCGACTACTCCCTCACCAACAAGAGGCACTGGAGTAACGTTTACTATGAACTGGTTTACTCATCCCAGTAAACCAACCTCTGTCACTGATACAACTATCACTGAGACAGAATCAGTGAAGACAAGCaagacaacaacaactacaactacaacactgagCACAACTGCAACAACAATTGAAACTATCTCAGAACAAAATGAAACCACATCAACCACTTCCTCTCCCACAACACGTACCTCCAGAACTAACATTCCAACtaaaacagtctctctcactgctccaacAACGACCTCAACCACTTCAAATGCTTCTGCGACTGAAACTACATCAGAACAAAGCCAAACAACATTGACTACTCCCTCACCAACAAGCGGCACCAGAGTAACGTTTACTATTAACTGGTTTACTAATCCCAGTAAACCAACCTATGTCACTGATACAATTACTACTGAGACAGAATCATTGAAGACTAGCACAATAACAGCAACTCCAAACACTATATTGAGCACAACAACTGCAACAACCACTGAAACTATCCCAGAACAAAATGGAACCACATCAACCACTTCCTCTCCCACTACACGTACCTCCAGAACTGTTATTCCAACTAAAACAGTCTCTTTCACTGCTCCAACAATGATCTCAACCACTTCAAATGCTGCTGCAACAGAAACTACTTCAGAACAAAGTCAAACATCAACTATTCCCTCAGCAACAAAATCAGTCACCGCCAGGATGTCGATACCAACTGAAAGAGTTTCTGTCACTTCTATAACTACAACTGAGACAACATCATTGAAAACCAGCACGGAAAATTCAACTCCAACTACACTCAGCACAACAACTGCAACAACCACTGAAACTACATCAGAACAAACCCAAACAACATCGACTACTCCCTCACAACCAACAGTCACCCCCACAACTACTATTCCAACtaaaacagtctctctcactgctcgaACAACAACCTCAACCACTTCAAATGCTGCCGCAACTAAAACTACACCAGAACAAAGCCAAACAACATCGACTACTCCCTCACCAACAAGTGGCACCAGAGTACCGTTTACTATTAACTGGTTTACTAATCCCAGTAAACCAACCTCTGTCACTGATACAACTACTACTGAGACAGAATCATTGAAGACCAGCAAGGCAACAACAACTCCAAAGAGAATACTGAGCACAACAACTGCtgccacaactgaaactacatcaGACCGAAGCCAAACAACATCGACTACTCCCTCACCAACAAAAACACTCACCGCAACAACTTCTATTCCAAATGAAACAGTCTCTGTCACTTCTGCAACTACTGCTGAGACAACATCATTGAAGACTAGAAAGGAAAGAACAACTCCAAACAAGACACTGAgcacaacaactacaacaaccaCTGAAACTACATCAGAACAAAGCCAAACAACATCGACTATTCCCTCACCAACAAGAGGCACTGGAGTAACGTTTACTATGAACTGGTTTACTAATCCCGGTAAACCAACCTCTATCACTGATACAACTACTTCTGAGACAGCACTATTGAAGACGAGAAAGGCAACAACAACTCCAAACACTATCCTGAGCACAACAACTGCAACAACCACTGGAACCATCTCAGAACAAAATGAAACCACATCAACCGATTCCTCTCCCACAACAGTTAACTCCACAACTTCTATTCCAACtaaaacagtctctctcactgctccaacAACGACCTCAACCACTTCAATTGCTGCTTCAACTGAAACTACGTTAGAACAAAGTCAAACATCAACTACTCCCTCACCAACAAGTGTCACCAGTGTAACTTTTACTATTAACTGGTTTAGTAATCCCAGTAAACCAACGTCTACTGGAACAGCTTCAGTGAAGACTAGCAAGGCAACAACAACTCCAAACACTACACTGAGCACAACAACTGCAACAACCACTGAAACTGCCTCAGCACAAAGTGAAATAACATCAACTACTCCTTCACCAACAACAGTCACCCCCACAACTTCTATTCCAACTAAAACAGTCTCTGTCACTGCTACAACTACTGCTGAGACAACACCATTGAAGACTAGCACGGTAACAACAACTCCAAGCACTACATTAAgcacaacaactacaacaaccaCTGAAACCACATCAGAACAAAGTGAAATAACAGCAGCACCTTCCTCACCAACAACAACTATCCTTTGCTGCACAGTAAATGGGCAAATACTGTCGCCTG